TTTCTGCGACATTGCCCATGGCGTCCGCGACCAGCGCGTTTCCGAACCCTTTTGCCCGCGCTTCCATCAACATGCGTGCGTTGTTAGGGTAAAGGCAGCCCGCTTTGGCGTTAACCACCGCGTTTTCCATAACCGGTCTGCGGAAGCGGGTGGTCGTGAGTGTCGTTGTGGCATTTGCGTGAAAGGGGATTTCTTCGAGGCAGATTGCGAAACCTGTCGCCCCTGGCGCTGGTGCAACGGCTGTCGGCCCACCATCCAGCGCCCAATACATTGGCCGGATATAGACCGCGGCGTCGGGCGCGAACATTTTCAGCCCTTCGCGCACGATTTGCACCATGTCGTCCGCTTGGACAGTTGGTGTGATAATTAGTGCCTCTGCTGATCGGTTCACCCGTGCGCAATGTGGTTCCAAATCCGGCGTTAATCCATTCACCAGCCGCGCCCCGTCGAACACAGTCGTCCCAAGCCACGACCCGTGGTCCGCCGCCCGCATGATCGGCACATCGCCGTCATGCCATTGGCCTTCGAAGTAGGTTTTGATGTTGGTTCCGGTCGCCATGGTCTGCCCCTGTTTGTGCCAAAGCAGAGCGTAGGATGCAGATTGCGGTCGGTAAAGCCGAGACTTGTCACCGATACAAACGCGCCCGGCGGGGGAGCGCCGGGCGCAAATGGTCTGCTGCGATGTTTGTTGGGACGGGGTCGCAGCGGCCGACTATGGGGTATCGGTTGGGTTAAGTGTCGCTGATTCTCATGACGGTTCTGTGAAACGACCGGAATTGCCGCCGTCCTACCAACTTAGAATGATTCCAAACCCTTGACACATTGGCGGGTCGGGCGCATATCTGTGGTCCAACCGAAGGGACCGCACCTCATGTTTATTCAAACCGAATCCACACCGAACCCAGCCACGCTGAAGTTCTTGCCGGGTCAGTCCGTTCTCGAAGTTGGCACCGCTGATTTCCCAACACCCGAAGCCGGCGAAGCATCCCCGTTGGCCAAACGCATTTTTGCGACTGGCGGCGTGACGGGTGTTTTCTTTGGTATGGACTTCGTGACAGTCACGAAAGCCGATGACGTTGAATGGGACCACATCAAACCCGGCATTCTGGGCGCGATCATGGAACATTACCAGTCTGGCGCATCTGTGATGGGTGCCGATCATCAGGTCACGTCCGGCCACGCCGAGCACACTGGTGAAGACG
The Rhodobacteraceae bacterium S2214 genome window above contains:
- a CDS encoding NifU family protein, whose translation is MFIQTESTPNPATLKFLPGQSVLEVGTADFPTPEAGEASPLAKRIFATGGVTGVFFGMDFVTVTKADDVEWDHIKPGILGAIMEHYQSGASVMGADHQVTSGHAEHTGEDGEIVGQIKELLDTRVRPAVAQDGGDITFHGFERGIVYLHMQGACAGCPSSTLTLKMGIENLLRHYIPEVIEVRPVAA
- a CDS encoding branched-chain amino acid aminotransferase, whose protein sequence is MATGTNIKTYFEGQWHDGDVPIMRAADHGSWLGTTVFDGARLVNGLTPDLEPHCARVNRSAEALIITPTVQADDMVQIVREGLKMFAPDAAVYIRPMYWALDGGPTAVAPAPGATGFAICLEEIPFHANATTTLTTTRFRRPVMENAVVNAKAGCLYPNNARMLMEARAKGFGNALVADAMGNVAETATANVFMVRDGVTFTPIPNGTFLAGITRARHLSNMRDAGMEVYETILTFDDFRAADEVFISGNMSKVTPVTAFDDVQYQQGPITRQVRDMYWDWAATA